ttcaatcctatcatcatcaaaatcataatactatataattagagtaatcaccccttaccttgatggagattcttgaattgatccttgaactttggggttttcctccttcctttgctcttctcacttctacgatcaaaatcttttctcccaactcttctcttgctcctttcttttctatttttccaataataaaataataatagaattaggaCCAAGTGTAGAGCTTTTTACTCCATACACCCCCTAATTATCCATCACACCCCAAAAGTCTAATAttctcttatttccttgttttatgaacgcataacataatttagtaatgagcTCCACAACTCAacacccctcattactaaatactaCACTTGGCCCAAGGACTaatattccataattcctccaattagtttaacaaaaataccaaataattctatataataatttaatttccgattaaattaaaattataaaatatggggtgttacatctagCCTTGATCCTATCCAGAATTTCTGAAAAGAAAACTGAGAAAGAAGCACCTTCTGCTGCTCGCTGTGCCGACCTTCCCTCCGGGAACACATCCCATCTTGCTGCTATCTTTCTAAAACCCTTCCTTCCAACCCTGTTCCATTCCATGGTAGACGAAACCTCCCAAAACCGTACTCCttaaatcaataattttaataataaattatttatgtatttgttttgttagatgattcatcataatttaaaagttattatcaacatatagtttaatttgtgTCGGAGAGTTATAATCTGAATAAGTGTTCTCGGTTTTTTAACGttatgtagtaaattataactttttagtcaTGAATTTTTCACATTCGAATATCGTATCATTTATATAAGATCATAAgaataaaaatgtaaaataaaaccCCTCTCATCCCCTCTCctcttgaaccaaacatatttttaattaaaatccctctGCTCCCCTTGTTTaccatgatttttggtaaacAATACCTCTAGTCTCTTATTAAAGGTTACTTGCAAAATCAAATAGGGAATCATATGACATAGTGTTAAGATCTTTTAGAGACTGTTTGGTTGAGGTAATTCGAAATTTCAAAggaatttgaaattcaaaacaattcaatcgattcaattgaaatccattcatttttaaattattttgtttggataaaGTATTAacataattcattgttagattttgggggttattttttataaaatttaaaatgtttaaaccaatttataaaatTGAAAAGTATAGACTAATTTgtaatttataaaaatttgaagaatccaattgtaaattttaaaaattattaaggaccaatttgcattCTTGTGAAAATTTTGGgggtcaattttgtaattttgaaaaatataaggaccaatttgcaaaatttgaataaataataGTAACGAATACATTATATGgagtatgagaggaatttcaaattctttggttctTTGTgtcattttaaaatgattaaatttaacttagataaaatactccataaatttccatcattttaacaattcttcactTTTGTATCTATataataaattttgtgcaaatcattttaatttctctcaaaacattacattacctcattaaaatacttcatccaaacacactcttatagTTTTTCTATTGTTTGAGTATTGTTTTGATAATATATGTAAAGGAAATGTTTAAAGAtttaaaatgcaaaaaaaaaaaggaaaagaaaagttgATAAAGTAAAAGTTTAAATAATGAACTTTGTATTGAAGAAGAAATAAATAACTTGGAATTAATAAATTGGAACACATACATACATTTTTCAAAAAACACTTTTTTCTCACTTTTGTGAGGATACTTTGAGTTTCTTTTACAATGTAACAAATGCGGACcctaaaaactaaaaacaaatacTATTTTTATAGAAATCCTAAAATAACTATTTCTAACGGTCGACTAAGCTACAAATGCTACATCTCTGATCCATGCAAGCTTCGTGTGATATGTTTCCACGTGTCCTTGAGAAAACCTTTTGTCCTTATCCATTTGGAAGCTTCGATCGACCAAACCTTAAGCAATCTGAGAAAATATGGTTTTTTGCAAAGTCCTTTTGAATATTGTATACTCACAATGCTCTTAGTAAGAGGAGTTGACTAAGTCATCAGATAACCTTTCTCTCTACCATTCAACAGGGCTATGTTTTGACCGGAGGCTTCAACCTACTTGTCGAAGATTCCTTTCCTTTCATAAATATTATTAGGAAGTCATATCTATAGGATCATAGTCCTAAAGATTTGGTCGAAATTCTAGGGTAACAAATTTCCCCCTAAAAATTGCATTTTCGATTAAGAACTTTTTCGGCAGAGAAAAAATGGCATTTTTTTATTGACAGATTTTCGACACTGTAGATGCCTTTTCGCTGATGCCATCATCATAATGACCACTTTATCATTTATTCATTTCCCAAGGATTTTACCATTATTCCTTTATGATTACATCAAATCCCCAGGCCGTGGGTTTTAAACTACTACCTCCggtcccatttataaaaaaaattctcttattagatacattgaataaataatgtatctagacagtttgttgtccagatacattatttattcaatgtatctaaaaagagaatatttttttataaatgagaccagaggGAGTACTACCCATAACTTTTCCCACCAAACTGGAACTGAAACGTTAGGGCTAGATTCAAGACCTCGATCGCCATTTGTCATTCATTGAAGTGACTTAGAGGGTTATAAATGGACAATATCTAGTTCCTCTAGTCTTTTCACAAAACGCTTTACTCTTAAAGATTTAACTCTTCTTATTCATCTTCTATAGTGTTTTATCAGAAAAAACCAGAGAACAAAAAACCTTCTATTTTACGGTAAATCATGGAAACACTTTCTACCAATTTGAAGACATGCACAAATTCTCTATATCTTACTCTCTCCGAAGAAGATGAGTCTAAAGCTTACAAAATGTCCCTCAACCAACACATAATGCAGCGAACATTACTATTTGGAAAAATTAGATGCTGATTTCCTTCCTCGATATTGATAAAATGTTGGCATTCCATGGGCCGTATCTTGCTCCGAATTCATCCCCAGAAAGAATGCGAAAGTTTTTTCGTTgctatgcttctgcttctccttCGGCATTCGAAACACGCGCTCTTGATCGGAGGTTTTTGGATCCTACTGCAAGAGTATTTCGCTCAGTTCCTACTTCTGGAAACATAGATTATCTAGCATGGCTTGACAAAGTAGAGGGATAACTCCAATATCAATGAGAAGATTCGACTAACACTTTTCAGCTTCCCACTACAAGAATATTTCGCTCATTTCTTCTCGGAAGGTTCGATTAACACTTTTCAGCTTCCACATGGGATGATAACACCCACTCTGTTTGACATGCGGCTATTACCGGCCTCTCACCTTTCGGTGAAGTGTTCAATCCCATGCTGCCAAATAAACTAGAATTTAATTTCGACAATCTAACCATCAAATAGTACATCCTCGACCATCACAACAAAGAAAGTGCAGAAGTTTATGACATCGAGCATGTCGCTTTCCTAAATTTTTggctttcttattatttttttccaaggTTATCTTAAAATAGCCAAAGGATTTATCAACTTGGCGATTTAGCTCCAAGAAGGTCAAAAAATCTCTTTGGGAAAACTACTGCTGGAAAATATGTACCATTCTCTCGGCCTTGCTTCTTTAAAAATCAGTCTTCTCCTGAAAACCACCGAAGTGACTTTTGCTTTCATGCCCTCAATGGCTATTACAACATTGGCTCAATGCCTCTATCGATCCCCGTCTGGACATAACACAATCTCCCGAACTCATGTGTAAGAAGGCACCAAGCTTTCTTTGACTACTCCTCGTGGCAATATCAACAAACTTGTTTTCATGAAGTACATCAATCTATTTCTCGAAATAGACGTCTTTGTTTTGACAACGACTCCCTTCATGGATAGGACTTTTGGACCGAAATGGTTTAGAAACCGTTTTCCTGGTGTTACTCCACCTACTGCTGCTCATTCGAATGCCATTTGGGCAACATTTTTAACTCCAAACATTCTCGCTCACCGCATTGAAACATGGAGGGAGTGTTATGGATTCACCagctaccaaccaaatttggtgGCTCGACAATTTGGTCTTATCCAAATGTTGCCAAAATCCCTCTATTCTAAGGCAACTGAAATTTGTTGGTCGGGATGTGGATTCACGGCTCAAAATCATGTGGATTTCCTTAAGTTTCATAACAAACAACTTCTCGAACTCCCTAATTTCAAATTTCAACATTCCTTCCTTACCACTAATGATTTCGACACGTGGTGGTCGAAATACTATGAACAATCTCTTTCCCTACCACTGTTTCTTGAAAGGGTGGAGAAGGCCATTAACAAATTTGAGGGCCCGGAGGCCAAAGCAGGTTTTCCTTTACTAGCTTCATATTTACTCTTTCTTCTAAAATTAAAGTTCCTTACTTAGTTATTATTCATTAATCAGAGCAAGAAGCTAAACCTAACAAGTTAACTTCTACAATTAGTCGAATATGTATTGTTTGAGGCTGATGGAAGTATCCAAAGCTTTGCAGGAAACAATCGCTTTAATCACCATTAGAAAGTAGAAGATGGATAATTTGATCATGTTGTTGACCAAttaagaagatgaagaaaaggaGGCTGATTATGAAGAGGAGGAATATTAAACTGGCTTGAAGAAATCAACTAGGATGTGCCAAACATATAATCTGACTTATGAAGATATGTTATAGTTAGCTTATGATGATCTACTTTCGTTAACTAAGACTTTTTTAATCCTTGCATTTGGGATTATTTATTTTGGCAATTGGTTTAGTAACCATTAACTCTTTTGTGCTATGAAGAACATTTGCTTTGTGACAGTCCTAATGCTCTAGCATCATGCTCAACATTTGTCTTGATATTTGCTGGAGTTTTTCTATTCCTGATATGATGTGTGTATGTGCTAACATATTAATCTATATGTTTACTAACTAACATTTCTGAGGAATATCTTTTCCAAATTTTGGCAAAGAGGGGGATTAATGGTGTGTAGAGGGTAGTTTTTCTAACTACTGACTTTGAGGAGCTGATATCTGCTGATTTCTGATGTGTTTAGTACTAACTGGTACTCATTGTCTGGTTTTCTGGTATTTTGAGTGTCCTCTTTTGCTGAATTATTTGACATGGCATATAAACCTTGTGTGAGCTGGTTGCTTGTTAGTAGTAGCTTCTGATCTTTGACTACAAACTACTAACTGTGTGTTCATGCATGACTAACTCATCTTGAATGATTGCATGACTAACCGTCTTTGGAGATAAAATTGTGTAGCATTATCATGTGTGTGTAAACTACCTAATGACGCATATGTGTAACTACCTTATGACCTTTGGCATGCAAACTCATGTGCATATAGCTACCTCATAATTTCTATCTATGCTACAAATGTGTTGGTGATGTTTTGACATTCGTAATAACATGACCTATTCTTTAAGCGGAGGTTGGGCGTCAATCTCAAACATGGTTATTTACACCCATGGAATAAAAGTATATTTTCCATTTTCGATATTCCTTTAAATGCGACCCTTTGAGAACACCACTGCTTTGCTTAATCTTTGGCAAAGCTTCTATGTAAAAGAATAAATATGCGACACTAATATACAATTGCACCATCTCTTCTTTTTTGTCGAAAAATTGACCCATTTAGTTATAGTGATCATGGAGCACCAAAGAATGTATGTATTTAACGTCAAGATGGAAATTCTTAATGGAAAGTGTAACATCTCGTGAAACCAAAACTGAGTATACAAAATCGTTAAACTTAGATGTTGTGATTCGTTCTATAACTGTTTGTTGGAAGCGCATAATGGGAACTAAGGGTCATAGATGGTTCCACCTCTTTGAGAGAATGCTTCTTGCAACAGATTGTTTGGTTTGAAGAAAAGAGAGAATGTGACAGAGAATCACGTCTGGTAAATTGCTTATTATATATGCCATTCTAACAATGGACGAAGAAGGACTGATTATAGAATTTAGATTTTGTTTTCAACGACAACACATATAAAGAAAatcttattcaatttaattattaggaaaataaaaataaaataaaagacaatataaattttcatattttcacaTACAAACAATAATATGTTAAAAGTCAAAATGATCTTaagaaaaattgtaaaaaaattgCAAGTTAAACATCAATAAATTTGCACTATCAAACATGGTTATTTACACCCATGAAATAAAAGTATATTTTCCATTTTCCATATTCCTTTTAATATGGCggtcaaaacattaataaatatgcACTAAACAAATACTAATGAATTCTTTGAGAATACTAATGCTTTCATGTAAGAGAATAAATATGAGACATTAATATACAATTGCACCATCTCTGGTTCTTTTTTGTCGGAACAATTGTACACTCTTACCATATAGTTATTTATCAAATCAAAATTTAGCACACAATTACTCACAAAATGGATCAACTTGAATATGAAGTGAAGTGATAAACAAGTAAAAATGTAGTTAACTTAAGCAAGTACTAGAAGGAACAATTTTCCACCAAAGACTAAGTTCAAGTTTAAACCACCAAATATAGCAATTGCATGGTAGAAGCTAATTAGCAAAATAAATGACAGCAATGATAGAGTAAGTAACTACTAGAGACATGTATCATTGATCATGATAAACTCTAACTTTACACGTTGAAGATGCCCTTGGGTAGGAGGATATTATTCTTTCGATTTTGGAATGCCCATGGTTCCAAATTCTCATAGTTTGTAAAACTTTTGCTTTCTTCAAAATATACCTTGCTAGCTTAAGCTCCTCTGGTTGGCCGGAGAAGTCGAAAATATTGCACGTTTTAAGGTGTAATGACAGGCATTGGGGAACAACAGCCGGGTCTACCCACTTTTCTCTTTCTCTGTACTCTTTTTTATTCCATGTTTTGGTTTTAGTGGTCTGTTAATAatacacataaaataaaataaaataaatcatatctGGCAACCCAAGGGAGGTCTATTCTATGAAAAGATAAATCAGATATAATCCTTAACAAACCTGATGAAGGTCGAGCTTTTGAAGCTTAGGGCATTGATTGAGAAATTTGACTAAGAATTTGCAGCTATATTTGAGAGAAACAAGCTCCAGATTGATCAAGTTATGAAAAGTAGGAATCAAATTATTCCAGTAATGCACCTAGTTCATATATGAAGAAATCATGTAAGATTTTTTGTCACACTCAAAAACAAAGCAAAGGAAAACAAAATACATTTACACATACCTGATCAATTTGAAAGCGCAGAGAACGCACATTGTGAACAGCTTTTAATGGAAAAAAGGAATAAGTACAAAGAATATTAGCTCTTGTCAAGTTACTCAAGCAGTTGCATTCGTTCCAATTTAGAGATTCATCATAATCAAAAAACACATAAGATGTGAGTAAATCCTCGAGAATTGGACATCTAGATAGAAACATCATAAAGTCTCCAAGTTTAGGGAAAGACATATATTCCAAATGAAGGGTTTTGAGAGAAGGAAGTAGTACACCAGAGGAATAACCCTCTTTGGTGCAGAAATGAGAAAGCTTGAGAACCACTAGTGTTTTGGAACTGAAAACAGTGATGGGAATATCTCTCGATGTGTAGAGAACGAGACAAAGGTATTCAACTCTGTGTTGTAGGACAAACTTAACCCATTTGATTATACTGAGGCACCCAAGATCATAATAGCGTGAATCTTTgaaatagaaactcttaatgggACGTGTGGCATCTCGTTGAAGCAAAACAGAGTTTACGAAGTCCTTAAACTTAAGACTTGTGATTGGGTCTTTAACTGTCTTGTGACTCTCGTCAAAGCACAGAGTTGGAACTGAGAGCCATAGATGGTTCCATCTCTTCGAAAGAATGCTTGTAGCCACGGATTGTGTTCTGTTCGAAGAAAAGAGAGAATGTGACAGAGAATCACGTCTGGTAAATTGCTTATTATATCAGTCATTCAAATTTTCTGGTTCTAAACAACAGAGGAAAAAGAAAGACTGATTATGGAATTTGGTTTCAAGGAAAAGCTGTATAAAGAAAATTTTATTCGATTTACTTATTATGGTTTTTTTTGTACGCAATAACTTATTAGGGCTTAAccaagaaaaggaaaataaaaatatctCCTTTTTAAAATCGAAATATATTGATACTGAAAAAACTAAAATAACTTTTtactattaataaaaaatattaaaagatcaATTTGAACTATTAATTTAAATGAAAACATTAAATTAGAAAATCTTTttagtaataaatatttttgactTGACAACTGTCTGGAATCTGTATATTCTAAACAATATAGtccataaaaattaaaaaaaaaaatagtgttctataaaattattatgtatcatagaaaaatattaaatttggttaatttttttgtaaaaaaaataaaaaatttaaaatgaacaatataaaaataaattaagtaatatatttttaaaaatatatatttttaatattttttatgaataccGAAAAGCTTATCGATTAAGAATAAAGATAAAGCCCTAAGACACTAGTTAAGAAACTTAAAATAGAAAATTTGTattgaaaaacataataaatatattaaatatcaatttttaatttattttttcttcatatttagcACTTAATGTGCCCTTAGGGAACAAAGCAGTACCCATAAACTAATCCCAAAATCTTCGTTAAAATTAATGTCTATTTAATGCTGGCTCCTTGGGTGTGTTTTGATTTGTGTAATAAATACCTTAGATATCTGGAAGAGAATGCTAGAACTTTAATTAAATATTGATTGTGCGATGGAAAGTGGTAATTGCCGCATTATAGTATTTATAGaattaaatgaaaatgaaaataagtTAGTTAATTATTTTCAGATTTTGAGTTGATTTTACAATATTTACTTTACTTTATTATCAATGCTAATAAGAAATTCGTGCTATCACACGAGTCCCGTCTGGATTCACATGCATCTATCAAATTATTATTTGTAAAGTTTGAATTCATTCTTCAATTAGTAAACATTGACATAGTTACAAAAATATGCTAATAATATGCAATTCGTACTTACAATAAATCGTACAACTGTTTATCTAACTTTAATTATATGAAACAACAGCGagagaaatatttaaaagatggacattaaaatgaagtcgttatctatcaATTATATAAAACAACAGCAAGAGAAATATTTAAAACATGGACATTAAAATGACCAACTGGTATCTCTTAAATACGTTTATATCTACCCCGTGAATTCAGATGAGTTAACAAAACTTAGTTGAATCCAgatgaattaattttaaaactacaAATTTGGATAAGATCATTTTTCCAATTCAAATAACATTACTTTTTAGATATTAGTCCATTTTTCTAAACCTAAAATTTATAATAGCTTCCCGTCAAATATCAGTTTTAAATCCTTCTTACTATATCATATTTACAATTTTTACAAAAATCTACAATATGACAACTCCCCGTCAAATTTCAGTTATAAATGAATATCAACACTCGCTAGTATCCTGAAATTTTagttttaaatgaatattttctctatttttttgtttAGGAGAATTTAATAATAGAAGTTTAACTCTATAAAATgttgtaaattttttaaaaaaataattatttaatattttattgaataattttaaataaaaataaaatacatttttaagaaaatgtaactaataataataatatttaaaatttatatataatttagtatgtttgataataatatataatgtgaataaattaaaattaaatatttataataacttCTTAGaggtattttttaatattaacataTTCTCACTCTTGCCTAGAATCCTCTTGCCTAGAATCCTCTTCCCATCTTTTTTTCAATTGCCAAGAGGTGAAAGGTATTTGGAAGCATGTTTTCTTATGGCTTGGCACACCGAACGATTTCACCGAAGAGGAGATGCTTCGTTTTGACGTCATTCAAGAGAAGGTGGTTTGTAGTAAACGTCGTATTTTGATCAACCACGTTTAGTTTGCAACTATTTGGAGTATTTGGCTAATGAGGAATGCCATTATTTTTAAGGGggagtttttttgttttgatgtcaTTTGTTCTAACATTGTCTTTCTTTCTTGGAGGTGGTTATGTAGTGGATATACTAAGTTTAGACCAATTTACTATGAATGGTTTAAACTTCCATTATCCGTTCCTTTTTCCCTCTAGGGCCTTCGGCTtttttttgtaagggttgcacccctagtgcgagctttcaatcaatcaattgcttattaaaaaaaaacatattctcACTCTTAAAATTATGCTTAAATATGTGTTTTTTATTAGAAAGTTTTTAtatatcataattgtctcatgtttttcattaaaacaaatatttccaAGCAATTTATTGTATAAATATTatcattttatcattaaaaaattataatttaaaaaggtATATTTGTGTGTAATTTCAACGTGCATAttcttaatattaaattaaaatatgggtcatgctaacatgtgcccttagggcacatgttaagggtACTATAAttagggtaatgctaacttgtgccctagggcacaagttaat
The Vicia villosa cultivar HV-30 ecotype Madison, WI linkage group LG6, Vvil1.0, whole genome shotgun sequence genome window above contains:
- the LOC131613896 gene encoding probable FBD-associated F-box protein At1g32375; this encodes MADIISTLPDDILCHILSFLETKQSAATSILSKRWSHLCLSVPTLCFDTNLHYQTECSKFNDFMNSVLLARDATLSIKSFHFKVAYGCLLRCPITTITKWINFVIQRRVEYLYLHLSPSGSYPGLPVNILTCKTLVVLKLSGFNVEKGYSSIVLPSLKTLHLEIIWFPKLRDILMFLSGCPILEELYTFDVTFCFEESLTFTAVAAIAVVAMQNAVVAARDSLSHSLFSSNRTQSVATSILSKRWNHLWLSVPTLCFDESHKTVKDPITSLKFKDFVNSVLLQRDATRPIKSFYFKDSRYYDLGCLSIIKWVKFVLQHRVEYLCLVLYTSRDIPITVFSSKTLVVLKLSHFCTKEGYSSGVLLPSLKTLHLEYMSFPKLGDFMMFLSRCPILEDLLTSYVFFDYDESLNWNECNCLSNLTRANILCTYSFFPLKAVHNVRSLRFQIDQVHYWNNLIPTFHNLINLELVSLKYSCKFLVKFLNQCPKLQKLDLHQTTKTKTWNKKEYREREKWVDPAVVPQCLSLHLKTCNIFDFSGQPEELKLASFYHAIAIFGGLNLNLVFGGKLFLLVLA